One Sporomusaceae bacterium ACPt DNA window includes the following coding sequences:
- the yocH gene encoding Cell wall-binding protein YocH, with translation MKNKCHRSIKRRYKKIAAALASAAVMAAALIPGIPAAMHPAAKPAPDDAPVAAQEAPPPPEPEQQPTPAAPPEADAKQVLDIKATAYAPGPHDNDQWGDKTYLGTQIRPGVIAVDPRIIPLGSHVLIKYPDGSKEYAVAEDTGGAIKGHRIDVAKWTVREAQKFGIKPVKVYVLKHAPASQVRYDK, from the coding sequence ATGAAAAATAAGTGCCACAGGAGTATCAAAAGACGATATAAAAAGATTGCTGCCGCATTAGCGAGTGCCGCAGTTATGGCAGCGGCGCTTATACCCGGTATCCCTGCCGCTATGCACCCCGCCGCTAAGCCTGCACCTGACGACGCTCCTGTTGCTGCTCAAGAGGCTCCGCCGCCACCGGAACCGGAGCAGCAACCCACGCCGGCGGCTCCACCGGAAGCAGATGCAAAACAGGTACTTGATATTAAGGCAACGGCATATGCGCCAGGACCTCATGATAATGACCAATGGGGCGACAAAACATACTTAGGCACACAAATCAGGCCTGGTGTCATTGCCGTCGACCCAAGGATTATTCCCCTCGGCTCGCACGTGCTTATAAAATATCCTGATGGTAGTAAAGAGTACGCGGTAGCTGAAGATACCGGCGGTGCGATCAAAGGCCATCGAATTGATGTTGCGAAATGGACAGTAAGAGAAGCCCAAAAATTTGGCATTAAACCGGTAAAGGTCTATGTGCTAAAGCATGCGCCGGCATCGCAAGTCCGGTATGATAAATAA
- the ssuC_2 gene encoding Putative aliphatic sulfonates transport permease protein SsuC, which produces MQKTTCNNRSAVLPWLAIAAFLGLWQLGAGYYTPEQLPGPAKVLLGLRELVDTGVLWEHIQVSLTRFAISYSLALITAIPLGLILGWHTYSLQALGPVIQILRPISPIAWFPLAVLWFGVGNAPAIFIIFLSAFFPVLLSTISAVRKVDPVYLKVARNFGISRTMMFTRVVIPAAFPYIMIGLHIAIGVAWIHLVAGEMLGAQSGLGYLIVDSRNFLRTDWIIGGMLIVGIMGLLINTVIGWAERRINRKWGVS; this is translated from the coding sequence ATGCAAAAAACTACGTGTAATAATAGGAGTGCGGTACTGCCTTGGCTGGCTATTGCAGCCTTTCTCGGACTTTGGCAGTTGGGCGCCGGCTATTACACGCCTGAGCAACTGCCAGGTCCCGCCAAAGTATTGCTTGGGCTTAGGGAATTAGTTGATACCGGCGTGTTATGGGAACACATTCAAGTCAGTTTAACCAGGTTTGCCATTTCTTACAGTCTGGCATTAATCACCGCTATCCCGCTGGGGCTGATTCTGGGATGGCACACCTATTCACTCCAGGCTTTGGGGCCTGTCATCCAAATCTTGCGCCCAATTTCGCCGATAGCCTGGTTTCCGCTGGCGGTTCTCTGGTTTGGCGTTGGTAATGCCCCCGCGATATTTATCATCTTTTTGTCAGCGTTTTTTCCTGTGCTGCTATCAACAATCAGTGCGGTCAGGAAAGTTGACCCCGTATATTTGAAGGTTGCCCGCAATTTCGGCATTAGCAGAACAATGATGTTTACCCGGGTAGTCATACCGGCCGCTTTTCCGTATATAATGATTGGGTTACATATTGCTATCGGTGTTGCGTGGATACATTTAGTGGCCGGTGAGATGTTAGGTGCTCAATCGGGGCTTGGCTATTTGATCGTTGATTCCCGCAATTTCCTCCGTACCGACTGGATTATTGGCGGTATGCTGATTGTCGGTATTATGGGGCTGTTGATTAATACCGTCATAGGCTGGGCTGAGCGCAGGATTAATCGTAAATGGGGAGTCAGCTAA
- a CDS encoding [FeFe] hydrogenase maturase subunit HydE has protein sequence MTDTRNIPALINKAETTHDLTKAEIVTLLTDTHYQAELFAAADRVRQKYVGDEVHLRGLIEFSNICKQNCLYCGLRRDNKQVRRYRLEPDVIIDFAVKAQSYGYRTVVLQSGEDECFDVDKMVYIIKKIKDLDMAITLSVGEKSREVYRQYREAGADRYLLRIETTDKELYERLDPGMSWDNRVRCLNDLKELGYELGTGCMVGIPGQTIESLADDVLFFKKIDADMIGIGPFIPNPDTPLAGESGGTFELSTKVMAMTRLLLPDINIPATTAMESLNPQGRVLALQRGANVVMPNVTEGEYRQMYLLYPGKICINDTPAHCRSCITGKIQSIGRRVSETHGYRARRAQQS, from the coding sequence ATGACTGATACTAGAAACATTCCGGCATTAATTAATAAAGCTGAAACAACCCATGACCTTACTAAGGCCGAGATTGTCACTCTGCTAACAGACACTCATTACCAAGCAGAGCTTTTTGCTGCTGCCGACCGGGTCAGGCAAAAGTATGTTGGTGATGAAGTTCATTTGCGCGGCCTGATCGAGTTTTCTAACATCTGCAAGCAAAACTGCCTGTATTGTGGCCTCAGGCGTGATAATAAGCAAGTCCGCCGTTACCGCCTGGAACCGGATGTTATCATTGATTTTGCTGTTAAGGCCCAATCTTACGGCTACCGCACAGTTGTGCTGCAATCAGGTGAAGATGAGTGTTTTGATGTTGATAAAATGGTCTATATAATCAAAAAAATTAAAGACCTTGACATGGCCATAACACTTAGTGTAGGCGAAAAGTCGCGGGAGGTTTACAGACAGTACCGTGAAGCCGGGGCTGACCGGTATCTTTTGAGAATTGAGACCACTGATAAGGAACTTTACGAACGGCTGGACCCAGGCATGAGTTGGGATAACCGGGTGCGGTGCCTAAATGATTTAAAAGAATTGGGCTATGAACTGGGGACCGGCTGCATGGTTGGGATTCCGGGACAAACGATCGAATCATTGGCCGACGACGTTCTCTTTTTTAAAAAGATAGATGCCGATATGATTGGAATAGGGCCGTTTATTCCTAATCCGGATACACCGCTTGCCGGAGAGTCCGGAGGTACGTTTGAACTGAGTACCAAGGTTATGGCCATGACCCGTCTGTTGCTGCCGGACATTAATATTCCGGCCACAACGGCTATGGAGTCACTTAATCCCCAGGGCCGGGTACTGGCCCTGCAGCGTGGCGCTAATGTTGTTATGCCGAACGTTACCGAAGGCGAGTATCGCCAGATGTACTTACTTTATCCAGGTAAAATCTGTATCAACGATACTCCGGCCCACTGCCGGTCTTGTATTACCGGCAAAATTCAAAGTATTGGCCGGAGAGTATCGGAAACGCATGGCTACCGGGCCAGACGTGCCCAACAGTCATAA
- the yflN gene encoding putative metallo-hydrolase YflN, with the protein MKLNVNYKILTLDVNNFGTTSRIHPVLIWDGDGATLVDAGYPGQFEPLRKAVEQEDVPFTHIRRVIITHQDWDHIGTLPDILRTLGSKVEIYAHSQEKPYLEGSIPYIKTTPERIAARLRSLPENMRAKAAAVFAGIPTARVHRTIADGEILPFHGGLQVIHTPGHTPGHVCLLLKSHRLLIAGDQLRVEQGFLVGPAEEYTPDMVTALASLKKLVGMDIDGVSCYHGGFFGPNASERIAELAAAGNSHSSNF; encoded by the coding sequence ATGAAACTTAATGTCAACTATAAGATTCTTACACTTGATGTAAATAACTTTGGGACAACAAGCAGAATCCATCCAGTTTTAATTTGGGATGGTGACGGCGCCACTCTCGTTGATGCCGGATACCCCGGCCAATTTGAGCCGCTAAGAAAAGCGGTGGAGCAGGAAGATGTTCCGTTTACGCACATTCGGCGTGTCATTATCACACACCAGGACTGGGACCATATCGGCACATTGCCTGATATCCTCAGAACTCTGGGCAGTAAAGTGGAGATATATGCTCACTCCCAAGAGAAACCGTATCTTGAAGGCAGCATTCCCTACATAAAAACAACTCCGGAACGAATTGCTGCCAGGCTTCGGTCCCTTCCTGAGAATATGCGGGCAAAAGCAGCAGCAGTGTTTGCCGGTATTCCCACCGCTCGGGTACACCGGACAATTGCCGATGGGGAAATACTGCCTTTTCACGGCGGATTACAGGTAATACATACTCCCGGGCATACTCCGGGGCATGTGTGCCTGTTATTGAAATCTCACCGCTTGCTTATCGCCGGTGATCAATTGCGTGTTGAACAAGGTTTTTTGGTAGGGCCGGCCGAAGAGTACACACCCGATATGGTAACAGCACTAGCCTCACTGAAAAAGCTGGTTGGTATGGATATTGACGGCGTAAGCTGTTATCACGGCGGTTTTTTCGGACCAAATGCCTCAGAACGTATCGCTGAACTTGCCGCCGCAGGCAATTCCCATTCATCTAATTTTTAA
- the larE_1 gene encoding Pyridinium-3,5-bisthiocarboxylic acid mononucleotide synthase, with product MAQINEKLASLLDILKEMDTVAVGFSGGVDSSFLAAAAQRALGDKAVAVTAYSETLPESERQEAIAIARQIGIRHVLLHISELESAEFVANTADRCYYCKRERFSALKKWADTQGIAWVLEGSNADDTSDYRPGMRAIDELSGVRSPLLEAGLTKDEIRELSKEWGVPTWNKASAACLSSRVAYGLPVTAERLKQIEQAEEFLKQFCTGQVRVRHHDRLARIEVSQADIPVLAQPDKAVLISEKLRQLGFAYVTLDLSGYRTGSMNAVLNLKNNQ from the coding sequence ATGGCACAAATCAATGAAAAATTAGCAAGTTTGTTAGACATTTTAAAAGAAATGGATACTGTGGCAGTAGGTTTTTCCGGCGGGGTTGACAGCAGCTTTTTGGCGGCTGCGGCCCAGCGGGCGCTCGGGGACAAGGCAGTAGCCGTTACCGCTTATTCTGAAACACTGCCGGAATCGGAGCGGCAGGAGGCAATAGCTATTGCCCGGCAAATCGGCATTCGCCATGTGCTTCTTCATATCAGCGAACTGGAAAGCGCAGAATTTGTGGCAAATACCGCTGACCGTTGCTATTACTGCAAACGCGAGCGGTTTTCGGCATTGAAAAAATGGGCTGATACCCAAGGAATTGCCTGGGTGCTCGAAGGTTCAAACGCTGATGATACCTCAGATTATCGCCCTGGTATGCGGGCTATTGACGAACTTTCCGGTGTGCGCAGCCCGCTCTTGGAGGCCGGTCTGACTAAAGACGAAATCCGGGAGTTGTCCAAGGAATGGGGCGTTCCGACCTGGAATAAGGCCAGTGCGGCCTGTTTATCCTCCCGGGTTGCCTATGGCTTACCGGTTACAGCTGAACGGCTTAAGCAAATTGAACAAGCCGAAGAGTTTCTTAAACAATTTTGTACCGGGCAGGTGCGGGTCCGTCACCATGACCGGTTGGCCCGTATCGAAGTTTCCCAGGCAGATATCCCGGTATTAGCACAGCCGGATAAAGCAGTATTAATCAGCGAAAAACTGCGCCAACTGGGTTTTGCGTATGTTACGCTTGATTTATCGGGGTACCGTACAGGCAGTATGAACGCTGTCTTGAACTTGAAAAACAATCAATAA
- the metXA gene encoding Homoserine O-acetyltransferase — protein sequence MVVTFFPGFKWRPHIKLAQVASPENPFELLLGGSLTEVTVAYETYGKLSDDRDNVILVTHALTGDSHPASHDPYDEQGWWEPLIGPGRPIDTNRFYVICANVLGGCQGTTGPASLNPATGKPYGMRFPEVTIRDMVRVQKRLLDTLGIHRLAMVVGGSMGGMQALEWAVTYPAHMDAVIIIAAPGYSSPQAIAYNRVGRQVIMGDPGWQNGDYYGGPGPENGLATARALGMITYQSELSMACKFGRRTRNGQFEIENYLDYQGANLVKRFDANSYLYLLRALDLYDIGAGYASYEAALSRIEARVLVVGVSSDILYPPYQQEELAETMRRVGVRTEFAIIQSPHGHDGFLIDFHLLRPILTRFINTALPESATLPLGQWTMFRAANLAYLGARLVPGIQLKEA from the coding sequence ATGGTTGTTACTTTTTTTCCCGGCTTCAAGTGGCGCCCGCATATTAAGCTGGCCCAGGTAGCCAGTCCGGAAAATCCGTTTGAGTTACTATTAGGCGGCTCATTAACAGAAGTTACAGTAGCCTATGAAACTTACGGCAAGCTGTCTGATGACCGCGATAACGTTATCCTGGTCACTCACGCGCTAACCGGTGACAGCCATCCGGCAAGCCATGACCCGTATGACGAGCAGGGCTGGTGGGAGCCGTTAATCGGGCCGGGAAGGCCGATTGACACTAATCGGTTTTATGTTATTTGCGCCAATGTACTGGGTGGGTGCCAGGGTACGACCGGTCCGGCTTCGCTTAACCCGGCCACTGGTAAACCGTATGGAATGAGGTTTCCCGAGGTGACGATCCGTGATATGGTGCGGGTGCAAAAAAGGCTGTTAGATACTCTTGGCATTCACCGGCTGGCAATGGTTGTCGGCGGCTCAATGGGCGGTATGCAGGCGCTGGAGTGGGCAGTTACGTATCCAGCGCATATGGACGCTGTTATCATTATTGCCGCTCCGGGCTATTCGTCACCGCAGGCCATTGCCTACAACCGGGTTGGCCGTCAGGTTATAATGGGTGATCCGGGCTGGCAGAACGGCGACTATTACGGCGGCCCGGGACCTGAGAACGGCTTGGCTACCGCCCGGGCCCTCGGCATGATTACTTATCAGAGCGAACTGTCCATGGCCTGTAAATTTGGCCGCCGGACGCGCAATGGCCAGTTTGAAATCGAAAATTATCTGGATTATCAGGGGGCTAATCTGGTAAAACGGTTTGACGCCAACTCGTATCTATATCTGCTAAGGGCGCTTGACCTTTATGACATTGGCGCAGGTTATGCCTCATATGAGGCGGCGTTGTCCCGGATTGAAGCCAGAGTGCTGGTGGTCGGGGTAAGTTCAGATATATTGTATCCACCGTATCAACAGGAAGAGCTGGCTGAAACTATGCGCCGGGTAGGCGTACGTACCGAATTTGCCATTATCCAAAGTCCTCACGGCCATGACGGTTTTTTAATAGATTTTCACTTGCTCCGTCCTATACTGACTCGATTTATCAATACCGCGCTGCCGGAGTCTGCAACGTTGCCGCTTGGGCAGTGGACCATGTTCCGGGCAGCTAATCTGGCTTATCTGGGTGCCCGCCTGGTACCGGGAATTCAGCTTAAGGAGGCGTAA
- the cooS2 gene encoding Carbon monoxide dehydrogenase 2: MNFDRIAEYRKTFPSKQQVIGQTPDQGVRDMLQHLDQAGIDTAFDRFDAQKPHCAFGLAGTCCRICNMGPCKITEKSPKGVCGADANVIVARNILRWVAAGVAAHGARGREVLLTLKKAASGDINLPLLGSEKIVATAKAFGIYAEDKSISQLAEQLADLLLEDMSRTVPATHRTIAAMAPPERIETWSRLDIIPVSSYHEVFEALHRTGTGTDGDWENLMKQLLRCGLAFSWNSVVGPSIAADCLYGPPKRSQIETNFASIKQEYVNIALHGHSPVLPSALVQASRDPELIEMAKAHGAAGIRLYGICCSGLSSLYRYGEVHPLSNALGAELIMGTGALDAWVADLQDIYPAIMDVAACFHTKVITTSDSCRLPGAVHIAFDHQHANMDQVIHQAGEIVKMAIQNYPRRHNQNIYVPSVSIEAEVGFSIENIAESFGGLDKLAEHVKSGKIKGIVNLVGCNNPKVVYEQAIVQVADILLANDIIILTNGCASFPLLKLGYCSRKALAKAGSGLNEILRAGNLPPVWHMGECLDNARASGLFRALADKSGQPIKNMPVAFASPEWSNEKGVGAALSFRLMGVNSYHCIPAPVLGSDKVADFFAKDTQDLLGSVMVVLPEPKALGEKIVKDIEHKRNVLGWNN; this comes from the coding sequence ATGAACTTTGACCGTATAGCCGAGTATCGTAAGACTTTTCCGTCGAAGCAACAAGTTATCGGGCAAACACCTGATCAAGGTGTCCGCGATATGCTGCAGCATTTAGACCAAGCGGGCATTGACACCGCATTTGACAGGTTTGACGCGCAAAAACCCCATTGTGCCTTCGGTTTAGCGGGAACATGCTGCCGGATATGCAATATGGGGCCGTGTAAGATTACCGAAAAAAGTCCCAAAGGTGTTTGCGGTGCAGATGCCAATGTTATTGTTGCCCGTAATATATTGCGCTGGGTGGCCGCCGGGGTGGCAGCACATGGGGCCCGGGGGCGGGAAGTTTTACTGACGCTTAAAAAAGCCGCCAGCGGGGACATCAATTTGCCGTTGCTGGGATCGGAAAAGATTGTAGCAACTGCCAAGGCGTTTGGTATATACGCCGAGGATAAATCTATCTCACAACTGGCGGAGCAGCTTGCCGATCTGCTGCTTGAGGATATGTCCCGCACCGTGCCTGCCACGCACCGGACGATTGCCGCTATGGCTCCGCCGGAACGGATCGAGACGTGGTCCCGGCTCGACATCATCCCGGTGAGTTCATACCATGAAGTGTTTGAAGCCTTACACCGCACAGGAACGGGGACAGACGGAGACTGGGAGAACTTAATGAAACAACTGCTCCGCTGCGGGCTGGCTTTTTCCTGGAACAGTGTGGTGGGGCCGTCAATTGCTGCCGATTGTTTGTATGGTCCTCCCAAACGCAGTCAAATTGAGACCAATTTTGCCTCCATTAAACAAGAGTATGTAAACATCGCCTTGCATGGCCACTCACCCGTGCTGCCTTCGGCCTTAGTGCAGGCCAGCCGGGATCCTGAACTGATTGAAATGGCCAAAGCACATGGTGCTGCAGGTATCCGCCTCTATGGCATCTGTTGCTCCGGCTTATCCTCGCTCTACCGCTATGGCGAAGTACATCCTCTGAGTAATGCGCTCGGAGCTGAGCTCATTATGGGGACAGGGGCACTTGACGCCTGGGTGGCAGATTTGCAGGACATTTATCCGGCCATTATGGATGTAGCTGCCTGTTTTCATACCAAAGTCATAACTACCAGCGACTCTTGCCGTCTGCCCGGGGCTGTCCACATCGCTTTCGACCACCAACACGCCAATATGGACCAAGTGATTCACCAAGCCGGAGAAATTGTCAAAATGGCTATCCAAAATTATCCCAGGCGGCACAACCAAAATATATATGTACCCAGTGTCAGCATTGAAGCCGAAGTTGGGTTTTCTATTGAAAATATAGCAGAATCGTTTGGTGGTTTGGACAAGCTTGCGGAACACGTTAAGAGTGGCAAGATCAAAGGAATTGTTAATCTTGTCGGTTGTAACAATCCGAAAGTTGTCTATGAACAAGCCATCGTGCAAGTAGCCGACATTTTGCTGGCCAACGACATCATTATCCTGACTAACGGCTGTGCATCATTCCCTTTGCTCAAGCTTGGATATTGCAGCCGGAAAGCGCTGGCTAAAGCGGGTTCCGGTCTGAACGAGATTTTACGTGCCGGCAATCTCCCCCCTGTCTGGCACATGGGTGAATGTCTGGATAACGCCCGGGCTTCCGGCTTATTCCGGGCACTTGCCGATAAGAGCGGCCAGCCGATAAAAAACATGCCGGTTGCTTTCGCCAGCCCGGAATGGTCGAATGAAAAAGGTGTGGGAGCTGCGTTGAGTTTTCGGTTGATGGGGGTTAATTCCTATCATTGCATACCAGCGCCTGTGCTAGGCTCTGATAAAGTGGCAGACTTCTTTGCGAAAGATACCCAGGACTTGCTTGGTTCTGTTATGGTGGTGCTGCCTGAGCCAAAAGCATTAGGAGAGAAAATTGTCAAAGATATTGAGCACAAAAGGAATGTATTGGGCTGGAATAACTAA
- the ssuB_2 gene encoding Aliphatic sulfonates import ATP-binding protein SsuB, translated as MAKIAIKNLHKSFQDAQGNQLDVLTDITITVAAGEFLCLLGPSGCGKTTLMNLMAGFEQATKGSLTIDDRPVTGPNPKHITIFQDYGLFPWRNVLGNVVFGLEAKGIRGAAARKKAEEYLELVGLSQFAGSFPSQLSGGMKQRVAIARALAVEPDIIFMDEPFAALDAFTRYRLQDEVLRIWLEKKPTIIFVTHDIDEAVYLSQRVAIMSPNPGRIKKIIEIKLPRPCDRGDAGLIAYRRQVFREFELIHEAGSDFAI; from the coding sequence TTGGCAAAAATCGCAATAAAAAATTTACACAAGAGTTTTCAGGACGCACAGGGCAACCAGCTCGATGTATTGACAGATATTACCATAACGGTCGCGGCCGGAGAATTTTTGTGTTTGCTCGGACCTAGCGGCTGTGGCAAAACGACTTTGATGAATCTGATGGCCGGATTTGAACAAGCTACTAAGGGCAGCTTAACAATTGACGATAGGCCGGTTACCGGCCCCAACCCCAAGCATATCACCATTTTTCAGGACTACGGACTGTTTCCCTGGCGGAATGTTTTGGGCAATGTCGTCTTTGGCCTGGAAGCCAAGGGAATACGCGGTGCCGCTGCCAGAAAAAAGGCTGAAGAGTATTTGGAATTGGTCGGGTTGTCACAGTTTGCCGGCAGTTTCCCAAGTCAGCTCTCAGGCGGGATGAAGCAACGGGTGGCGATAGCCAGGGCACTTGCTGTCGAACCGGATATCATTTTTATGGATGAACCGTTTGCGGCACTTGATGCCTTTACTCGGTACCGGCTGCAGGATGAAGTACTCAGAATCTGGCTGGAAAAGAAACCGACAATTATATTTGTTACCCATGACATTGACGAGGCTGTGTATCTGTCGCAGCGGGTTGCGATTATGTCACCTAATCCAGGCCGGATCAAAAAAATTATTGAGATTAAATTACCACGACCGTGTGACCGGGGTGATGCCGGCCTTATCGCGTATCGTCGGCAAGTTTTCCGGGAATTTGAGTTAATTCATGAAGCTGGCAGTGACTTTGCTATATAA
- the braC_1 gene encoding Leucine-, isoleucine-, valine-, threonine-, and alanine-binding protein codes for MRKKLLAMAVGVVLMAGALAGCGSSAKQETNEIKIGGNFELTGSVANYGKQAVNGIQLAFKQANANGGVLGKQLTLVLADNKSEPAEATNAITKLITQDKVVAVLGPAASSNVLATLQVAQDNKIPVITPTGTNEKITFDNGQTRPYAFRSCFIDPLQGTIMANFASNSLKAKTAVIYVDNSSDYSKGLAQSFEAVFVKNGGQVLSKEAFLQKDQDFKATLTKIKAINPDVVFLPAYYEEVGKIVKQAREMGITAPFLGTDGWDDPKVVEIAGAPALNNTFFSNHYSSQDKDPNVVKFIEAYKKEYNQEPSALAALGYDAGLVLIDAIKRANSTDPAKIREALEQTKNLQVSTGTITIDAKHNPIKSAVVIELKNGQQVFKEKITP; via the coding sequence ATGCGGAAGAAGTTACTCGCAATGGCCGTAGGTGTTGTGCTTATGGCCGGCGCACTGGCCGGATGTGGCAGCAGCGCCAAACAGGAAACAAATGAAATTAAAATCGGTGGTAATTTTGAGCTAACCGGAAGTGTTGCTAATTACGGCAAACAAGCGGTGAACGGTATTCAGTTAGCCTTTAAACAGGCCAATGCAAATGGCGGTGTTCTGGGTAAACAATTGACCCTGGTTTTGGCTGACAACAAGTCGGAGCCTGCAGAAGCAACTAATGCCATAACTAAGCTGATAACCCAGGATAAGGTAGTGGCGGTTTTGGGACCTGCGGCAAGTTCGAATGTTCTGGCTACATTACAAGTAGCGCAAGATAATAAGATTCCGGTAATTACCCCAACCGGAACTAATGAAAAAATTACTTTTGATAATGGACAAACTCGCCCGTATGCGTTTAGGTCTTGCTTTATTGACCCGCTGCAAGGTACCATTATGGCTAACTTTGCCAGCAACTCGCTGAAAGCAAAAACAGCAGTTATTTATGTTGATAATAGCTCTGACTATTCCAAGGGTCTTGCGCAATCCTTTGAAGCTGTTTTTGTAAAAAACGGCGGACAAGTATTGTCTAAGGAAGCCTTTTTGCAGAAGGACCAAGACTTCAAGGCTACCTTAACCAAAATTAAGGCTATCAATCCTGATGTGGTATTTCTACCTGCTTATTACGAGGAAGTAGGCAAGATTGTTAAACAGGCGCGCGAAATGGGCATAACTGCTCCATTCCTCGGTACCGATGGCTGGGATGATCCCAAAGTTGTGGAAATTGCCGGCGCTCCGGCGCTAAATAATACCTTCTTTAGTAATCATTACTCATCTCAGGACAAAGATCCTAATGTTGTTAAATTCATTGAAGCCTACAAAAAGGAATATAATCAAGAACCCAGCGCTTTGGCCGCTTTGGGTTATGATGCCGGACTGGTACTGATTGATGCCATCAAGAGAGCCAATAGCACTGACCCTGCGAAAATCCGTGAAGCGTTAGAGCAAACGAAAAATCTTCAGGTGAGCACGGGGACGATAACCATTGACGCTAAGCATAACCCGATAAAAAGTGCTGTTGTAATCGAACTGAAAAACGGCCAGCAAGTGTTTAAGGAAAAAATTACTCCCTGA
- the cysK1_1 gene encoding O-acetylserine sulfhydrylase has product MAKIYGNLTELIGNTPLLELKNYAGTKELGGKVIAKLEYFNPLGSVKDRIGYAMIKDAEDKGLINKDTVIIEPTSGNTGVGLAFVAAARGYRLILTMPETMSIERRKLLKALGAQLELTPGAKGMKGAIERAEELVATTPNAWIPQQFKNPANPEIHRKTTAEEIWQDTDGQVDIVVGGVGTGGTITGIGEVLKQRKPAVKVVAVEPADSPVLSGGNPGPHKIQGIGAGFVPDVLNREILDEIIKVQGEDAYQAARDVAKAEGLLVGISSGAALYAATELAKRPENKGKNIVVILPDTGERYLSTPLYGEE; this is encoded by the coding sequence ATGGCTAAAATTTATGGAAACTTGACCGAGTTGATCGGTAACACACCGTTGCTGGAGTTGAAAAACTATGCCGGTACTAAAGAACTTGGCGGCAAAGTTATTGCCAAACTTGAATATTTTAATCCGCTGGGCAGCGTCAAAGACCGTATTGGTTATGCTATGATTAAAGACGCCGAAGATAAGGGACTTATCAATAAGGACACTGTAATTATCGAACCGACCAGCGGTAATACAGGTGTTGGTTTAGCATTTGTCGCTGCTGCCCGCGGTTATCGGCTGATTTTAACTATGCCGGAAACGATGAGCATTGAGCGCCGCAAGCTGCTTAAAGCTCTGGGGGCACAGCTTGAGCTTACTCCAGGCGCTAAAGGCATGAAGGGAGCTATTGAACGGGCGGAGGAACTGGTGGCAACAACTCCCAATGCTTGGATTCCGCAACAGTTTAAAAATCCGGCCAACCCGGAAATTCACCGCAAAACGACTGCTGAAGAAATCTGGCAGGATACTGACGGCCAAGTTGATATTGTTGTGGGCGGCGTAGGTACCGGCGGTACTATTACCGGTATTGGGGAAGTCCTTAAGCAACGTAAGCCGGCAGTGAAAGTTGTGGCTGTTGAGCCTGCGGACTCGCCGGTGCTCTCGGGCGGTAATCCTGGCCCTCATAAAATTCAAGGTATCGGCGCTGGCTTTGTGCCTGATGTACTCAACCGCGAAATTCTTGATGAGATTATCAAAGTGCAGGGCGAAGACGCCTACCAGGCGGCGAGGGATGTTGCCAAAGCTGAAGGTTTGCTTGTCGGTATCTCCAGCGGCGCTGCGCTCTATGCCGCTACTGAGCTGGCTAAACGTCCGGAAAACAAGGGGAAAAATATCGTAGTTATTCTGCCTGACACTGGTGAACGGTATCTGTCAACTCCTCTGTACGGAGAAGAATAG